A stretch of Myxococcus hansupus DNA encodes these proteins:
- the secA gene encoding preprotein translocase subunit SecA gives MIEWTLKKLIGTKNERELKKAHSKVTRVNELETRMRALKDEDFVSETNRMRQEIQNGRSLDDLLFEAFALTREAARRVIGQRHYDVQLIGGMFLHEGCIAEMRTGEGKTLTATLPTYLNALSGRGVHVVTVNDYLARRDAEWMGRVYRFLGMTTGCVLHELNDKQRQESYRSDITYGQNNEFGFDYLRDNMKFRLQDYVQRELNFAIVDEVDSILIDEARTPLIISGPTEDSTDKYYRVDQVIPGLVPDQDYTLDEKHRSVSLTDDGIEKLQKRLGVGNLYDPGEIETLHHVDQALRAHTLYKRDKDYVVKDGEVVIVDEFTGRQMPGRRWSDGLHQAIEAKEGVKIENENQTLATVSFQNYFRMYSKLAGMTGTADTEAEEFAKIYNLDVRVIPTNRAPIRKDLQDVVYKTEREKFEAVAAEIEQLHKNGQPVLVGTVSIAKSEVVASFLKKRGIPHNVLNAKQHQREADIVAQAGRKGAVTISTNMAGRGTDILLGGNAEVLAKAAMGAPPEPPTTAPEGQPLDLTAYEQEMAAWEEKFKATKVRLEEETKKEREEVHNAGGLFIIGTERHESRRVDNQLRGRAGRQGDPGGSRFFLSLEDDLMRIFGSERIQGLMERLGMEEGEVIEHVWLSRAIEGAQKRVEGHNFDIRKNLLEYDDVMNQQRRTIYKLRRQVLASGAGIPLVEYEEDPKTRVKTRSERTLSWADFREMVLDATEDVIVSLTDTYAPTRGVEGWDIGALQQSVKETFNLEMNFEGVGNREELQEHIYKAAEKVFQAREEEFGENFMRFLQYNYLATIDRLWKDHLLAMDHLRQGIGLRGYGQKDPKQEYKKEGYQGFIQMLSAIKSQFVTQLMHVQPRSASSAAEEAARIQRQLAQQQKKAVEGRATADGKLDEGSVAAAARPAAATSNKPAVGRNDPCPCGSGRKYKKCHGATEASV, from the coding sequence ATGATCGAATGGACGCTAAAGAAACTGATTGGGACCAAGAACGAGCGTGAGCTGAAGAAGGCCCACTCGAAGGTCACCCGAGTCAACGAGCTGGAAACCCGCATGCGGGCCCTCAAGGACGAGGACTTCGTCTCTGAGACGAACCGCATGCGGCAGGAAATCCAGAACGGCCGCTCGCTGGACGACCTGCTCTTCGAGGCCTTCGCGCTCACCCGTGAGGCGGCGCGCCGTGTCATCGGCCAGCGCCACTACGACGTGCAGCTCATCGGCGGCATGTTCCTCCACGAGGGCTGCATCGCGGAGATGCGCACCGGTGAAGGCAAGACGCTGACGGCGACGCTGCCCACCTACCTCAACGCGCTGTCGGGCCGTGGCGTGCACGTCGTGACGGTGAACGACTACCTCGCCCGCCGCGACGCGGAGTGGATGGGGCGCGTCTACCGCTTCCTGGGCATGACGACGGGCTGCGTGCTGCACGAGCTGAACGACAAGCAGCGCCAGGAGTCGTACCGCTCGGACATCACCTACGGGCAGAACAACGAGTTCGGCTTCGACTACCTGCGCGACAACATGAAGTTCCGCCTGCAGGACTACGTCCAGCGCGAGCTGAACTTCGCCATCGTCGACGAGGTGGACTCCATCCTCATCGACGAGGCCCGCACGCCGCTCATCATCTCCGGCCCCACCGAGGACAGCACCGACAAGTACTACCGGGTGGACCAGGTCATCCCCGGGCTGGTGCCGGACCAGGACTACACCCTGGACGAGAAGCACCGCTCCGTGTCCCTCACGGATGACGGCATCGAGAAGCTTCAGAAGCGGCTGGGCGTGGGCAACCTCTACGACCCGGGCGAGATTGAAACGCTCCACCACGTGGACCAGGCCCTGCGCGCGCACACGCTCTACAAGCGCGACAAGGACTACGTCGTGAAGGACGGCGAGGTCGTCATCGTCGACGAGTTCACCGGCCGCCAGATGCCGGGCCGCCGCTGGTCGGACGGCCTGCACCAGGCCATCGAGGCCAAGGAGGGCGTGAAGATCGAGAACGAGAACCAGACGCTCGCGACGGTCTCGTTCCAGAACTACTTCCGCATGTACTCCAAGCTGGCCGGCATGACGGGCACGGCGGACACGGAGGCGGAGGAGTTCGCGAAGATCTACAACCTGGACGTCCGCGTCATCCCGACGAACCGCGCGCCCATCCGCAAGGACCTGCAGGACGTGGTCTACAAGACGGAGCGCGAGAAGTTCGAGGCGGTGGCCGCGGAGATCGAACAGCTCCACAAGAACGGGCAGCCGGTGCTGGTGGGCACGGTGTCCATCGCGAAGAGCGAGGTGGTGGCCAGCTTCCTCAAGAAGCGCGGCATCCCCCACAACGTCCTCAACGCCAAGCAGCACCAGCGCGAGGCCGACATCGTCGCGCAGGCCGGCCGCAAGGGCGCCGTCACCATCTCCACCAACATGGCCGGCCGTGGAACGGACATCCTCCTGGGCGGCAACGCGGAGGTCCTGGCCAAGGCGGCCATGGGCGCGCCGCCCGAGCCGCCCACCACGGCCCCGGAAGGGCAGCCGCTGGACCTGACGGCCTACGAGCAGGAGATGGCCGCCTGGGAGGAGAAGTTCAAGGCGACCAAGGTCCGGCTCGAGGAGGAGACGAAGAAGGAGCGCGAGGAGGTCCACAACGCCGGCGGCCTCTTCATCATCGGCACCGAGCGGCACGAGTCGCGCCGCGTGGACAACCAGCTTCGTGGCCGCGCCGGCCGCCAGGGTGACCCGGGTGGCAGCCGCTTCTTCCTGTCGCTCGAGGACGACCTGATGCGCATCTTCGGGTCCGAGCGCATCCAGGGCCTGATGGAGCGGCTGGGCATGGAGGAGGGCGAGGTCATCGAGCACGTGTGGCTGTCACGTGCCATCGAGGGCGCCCAGAAGCGGGTCGAAGGCCACAACTTCGACATCCGCAAGAACCTCCTCGAGTACGACGACGTGATGAACCAGCAGCGGCGCACCATCTACAAGCTGCGCCGCCAGGTGCTGGCCTCCGGCGCTGGCATCCCGCTGGTGGAGTACGAGGAGGATCCGAAGACGCGCGTGAAGACGCGCTCCGAGCGGACCCTGAGCTGGGCGGACTTCCGGGAGATGGTGCTGGACGCGACGGAGGACGTCATCGTGTCCCTCACCGACACCTACGCGCCCACCCGCGGCGTGGAGGGCTGGGACATCGGCGCGCTCCAGCAGTCCGTGAAGGAGACCTTCAACCTCGAGATGAACTTCGAGGGCGTGGGCAACCGCGAGGAGCTCCAGGAGCACATCTACAAGGCGGCGGAGAAGGTCTTCCAGGCGCGCGAGGAGGAGTTCGGCGAGAACTTCATGCGGTTCCTCCAGTACAACTACCTGGCGACCATCGACCGGCTCTGGAAGGACCACCTGCTGGCCATGGACCACCTGCGCCAGGGCATCGGCCTGCGCGGCTACGGCCAGAAGGACCCGAAGCAGGAGTACAAGAAGGAGGGCTACCAGGGCTTCATCCAGATGCTCTCCGCCATCAAGTCGCAGTTCGTCACCCAGTTGATGCACGTGCAGCCCCGCTCCGCCTCCAGCGCGGCGGAAGAGGCCGCCCGCATCCAGCGTCAGCTCGCCCAGCAGCAGAAGAAGGCCGTCGAAGGGCGCGCCACGGCGGACGGCAAGCTGGACGAGGGCTCGGTGGCGGCGGCCGCCCGTCCCGCGGCGGCGACGTCCAACAAGCCCGCGGTGGGCCGCAACGACCCCTGCCCCTGCGGCAGCGGCCGGAAGTACAAGAAGTGCCACGGCGCCACGGAGGCCAGCGTCTAG
- the rpsB gene encoding 30S ribosomal protein S2 yields METQDTQSQQQAMAAAGGITMRQLLEAGVHFGHQTKRWNPKMKPYIFGARNGIYIIDLQKTVVMARSAFRFVADITARGGSVLFVGTKKQAQDVIREEASRAGQFFVTSRWLGGTLTNFKTIKQGIDRLKGLEKMAEDGTFDRLPKKEVALLEREREKLEKNLGGVKEMSKLPRCVFVIDPKKEHIAIHEASRLGIPVIGLVDTNCDPDGIDFVIPGNDDAIRSIKLFTSKIAEACIEGAARYRASGAAERDEQEEREGRDDRGDRRDDRRGPRRGDRRDDRRDRGGDRGGERRGPLVEMKGAAAPVASEPAAEAAPEGEAAAE; encoded by the coding sequence ATGGAAACGCAGGACACGCAGTCGCAGCAGCAGGCGATGGCCGCCGCCGGTGGCATCACGATGAGGCAGCTCCTGGAGGCCGGTGTTCACTTCGGTCACCAGACGAAGCGCTGGAACCCGAAGATGAAGCCGTACATCTTCGGCGCCCGCAACGGCATCTACATCATCGACCTGCAGAAGACGGTCGTGATGGCCCGCTCGGCGTTCCGCTTCGTGGCGGACATCACCGCGCGCGGTGGCTCGGTGCTCTTCGTGGGCACCAAGAAGCAGGCGCAGGACGTCATCCGCGAGGAGGCCTCGCGCGCCGGTCAGTTCTTCGTCACCAGCCGCTGGCTGGGTGGCACGCTGACCAACTTCAAGACCATCAAGCAGGGCATCGACCGGCTGAAGGGCCTGGAGAAGATGGCCGAGGACGGCACTTTCGACCGCCTGCCCAAGAAGGAAGTCGCCCTGCTCGAGCGTGAGCGCGAGAAGCTGGAGAAGAACCTGGGCGGCGTGAAGGAGATGTCGAAGCTGCCCCGTTGCGTCTTCGTCATCGACCCGAAGAAGGAGCACATCGCCATCCACGAGGCCAGCCGCCTGGGCATCCCGGTCATCGGCCTGGTGGACACCAACTGCGATCCGGACGGCATCGACTTCGTCATCCCCGGCAACGACGACGCCATCCGCTCCATCAAGCTGTTCACCTCCAAGATCGCCGAGGCCTGCATCGAGGGCGCCGCGCGTTACCGCGCCTCGGGCGCCGCCGAGCGCGACGAGCAGGAGGAGCGCGAGGGCCGTGATGACCGCGGTGATCGCCGTGACGACCGCCGTGGCCCGCGCCGTGGCGACCGCCGCGATGACCGTCGTGACCGGGGTGGTGACCGTGGCGGCGAGCGCCGTGGCCCCCTCGTCGAGATGAAGGGCGCCGCGGCCCCCGTCGCGTCCGAGCCGGCCGCCGAGGCCGCTCCCGAGGGTGAGGCGGCGGCCGAGTAG
- the tsf gene encoding translation elongation factor Ts, with protein MAEVSAQMVKELRERTNAGMMDCKKALAESGGDFAKAEEWLRKKGIAKSAGKEGRVAAEGVVGTYVHGGRIGVIVEVNCETDFVARNPDFQELVKDVAMQIAAAGPKFVRREEVPTDNLDKEKDIQREILKQQGKPEAMLEKILVGKMEKYYEGVCLVDQLWVKDDKKKVGEMISERAAKIGEKVSVRRFVRYEVGEGIEKKKDDLAAEVAKTLGQA; from the coding sequence ATGGCCGAAGTGAGCGCCCAGATGGTGAAGGAACTCCGCGAGCGGACCAACGCGGGCATGATGGACTGCAAGAAGGCGCTCGCCGAGTCGGGCGGCGACTTCGCCAAGGCCGAGGAGTGGCTGCGCAAGAAGGGCATCGCCAAGTCCGCGGGCAAGGAAGGCCGCGTTGCCGCCGAAGGCGTCGTCGGCACCTACGTCCATGGCGGCCGCATCGGCGTCATCGTCGAGGTGAACTGCGAGACGGACTTCGTCGCCCGCAACCCCGACTTCCAGGAACTGGTGAAGGACGTGGCCATGCAGATCGCCGCGGCCGGCCCCAAGTTCGTCCGTCGTGAGGAGGTCCCCACGGACAACCTGGACAAGGAGAAGGACATCCAGCGGGAGATCCTGAAGCAGCAGGGCAAGCCCGAGGCGATGCTGGAGAAGATCCTCGTCGGGAAGATGGAGAAGTACTACGAGGGCGTCTGCCTCGTGGACCAGCTCTGGGTGAAGGACGACAAGAAGAAGGTCGGCGAGATGATCTCCGAGCGCGCCGCCAAGATTGGCGAGAAGGTCTCCGTGCGCCGCTTCGTCCGCTACGAGGTCGGTGAGGGCATCGAGAAGAAGAAGGACGACCTCGCCGCCGAAGTCGCCAAGACGCTGGGCCAGGCGTAA
- the pyrH gene encoding UMP kinase — protein sequence MSSDTTKPLPYKRVLLKLSGEALMGEGKYGIHPPTLMGIADEVIEVAQAGVEVALVIGGGNIFRGVAGATEGMDRASADYMGMLATCINCMAMQDALEKKGLHTRVLSAIKMEQIAEPYIRRRAVRHLEKGRVVIFAAGTGNPYFTTDTAASLRAMEINAQVILKATKVDGVYNADPKKDTTARRYRSLTYMDVLKQNLNVMDSTAISLCMDNKLPIIVFDLTLRGNIRRAVLADGDIGTLVGGSETVWA from the coding sequence ATGTCCTCCGACACGACGAAGCCGCTCCCGTATAAGCGCGTTCTCCTCAAGCTCTCGGGCGAGGCCCTGATGGGGGAGGGGAAGTACGGCATCCACCCGCCCACCCTGATGGGAATCGCCGACGAGGTCATCGAGGTGGCCCAGGCGGGCGTGGAAGTGGCCCTGGTGATTGGCGGAGGCAACATCTTCCGGGGCGTCGCGGGCGCCACCGAGGGCATGGACCGGGCCAGCGCCGACTACATGGGCATGCTGGCCACCTGCATCAACTGCATGGCCATGCAGGATGCCCTGGAGAAGAAGGGCCTCCACACGCGCGTGCTGTCCGCCATCAAGATGGAGCAGATCGCCGAGCCCTACATCCGCCGGCGCGCCGTGCGCCACCTGGAGAAGGGCCGCGTGGTGATTTTCGCGGCGGGCACCGGCAACCCGTACTTCACCACGGACACCGCCGCCTCCCTGCGCGCCATGGAAATCAACGCGCAGGTCATCCTGAAGGCGACCAAGGTGGACGGCGTGTACAACGCGGACCCGAAGAAGGACACCACCGCGCGGCGTTATCGGTCGCTGACGTACATGGACGTGTTGAAGCAGAATCTCAACGTCATGGACTCCACGGCCATCTCGCTGTGCATGGACAACAAGCTTCCCATCATCGTGTTCGACCTGACGCTGCGGGGAAACATCCGCCGCGCCGTGCTGGCGGACGGGGACATTGGTACGTTGGTGGGTGGCAGCGAGACGGTCTGGGCCTGA
- the frr gene encoding ribosome recycling factor, with protein sequence MSGDVVAELKGRIDKSLEGLRTDLTKVRTGRASTAILDGVRVDYYGTPTPLSGVASVNAPEPRLITIKPWEKSVLKEIEKALREANLGINPMNDGEMIRLPFPPLTEERRKDIAKQVKNKGEEFKVAIRNLRRDANEALKTQLKDKKITEDDHKRITETVQKQTDAGIAQVDDIVKKKEKEVMEV encoded by the coding sequence ATGAGTGGAGACGTCGTCGCCGAATTGAAGGGCCGCATCGACAAGTCGCTCGAGGGCCTGCGCACGGACCTGACGAAGGTCCGCACGGGCCGCGCCAGCACCGCCATCCTGGATGGCGTGCGCGTGGACTACTACGGCACGCCGACGCCGCTGTCCGGCGTGGCCAGCGTCAATGCGCCCGAGCCCCGGCTCATCACCATCAAGCCGTGGGAGAAGAGCGTCCTCAAGGAGATCGAGAAGGCGCTGCGCGAGGCGAACCTCGGCATCAACCCGATGAACGACGGCGAGATGATTCGCCTGCCCTTCCCGCCGCTCACCGAGGAGCGCCGCAAGGACATCGCCAAGCAGGTGAAGAACAAGGGCGAGGAGTTCAAGGTCGCCATCCGCAACCTCCGCCGCGACGCGAACGAGGCGCTGAAGACGCAGCTCAAGGACAAGAAGATCACGGAGGACGACCACAAGCGCATCACGGAGACGGTGCAGAAGCAGACCGACGCCGGCATCGCGCAGGTGGATGACATCGTGAAGAAGAAGGAGAAGGAGGTCATGGAGGTTTGA
- a CDS encoding diguanylate cyclase → MPSIVLAEPSAPVAGVLRRYLESAGHAVSWVGSVDEALRTVREQSPAILLASAMGALDGEALCRSVRAEGLATPVLLLYSPDEEQADTRAAEVGADGCLVGPLKRATVLTCVSLLVQREEARRRVATLSGLPPPLPVRPPPPPPLDDDADGLALSGDMGRMPPPPPLDDAAGTRDSAEGSTPGDIAGARASAASPLGDEGTASEGARASSVPPPLPGATVASEALAPELDAEPITSPSSEVDSDARDAVMVSPQAADAPGAADDDGLPLLHAEPEPDAPSVVTGVIVEEEAAEPSSVENAAPLAEAHVAGDARSADAPHAAAASAAASDATGASASGPEALPATASPSVLESPGTSGVGPTQPATVSSSVLESPGTSGSSAAQSAVRAPDAGPAAPAPVAGSRMSGSFPALASTPVPDGRRISRSDLASVGSHPDFEFLKRLMLMEVKRSRRYRYPIAVLLVDIDRFAEKAASLAPAARKLALAEAMGLLVSGVRDIDVAVPFADSRFVVFLPHTPRSGALVVGQRLRELIKSLQAFEGASASVGVAVSEPPPGRGPVAGALAQVSFGSLLKEAGEALRRAQAAGGDWVEAASGRTQPG, encoded by the coding sequence ATGCCCTCCATCGTCCTCGCCGAGCCCTCCGCGCCGGTGGCGGGCGTCTTGCGCCGCTACCTGGAGTCCGCCGGCCATGCAGTGTCCTGGGTGGGCAGCGTCGATGAGGCGCTGCGCACCGTGCGGGAGCAGTCGCCCGCCATCCTGCTGGCGTCCGCAATGGGCGCCCTGGATGGCGAGGCGCTGTGCCGGAGTGTGCGCGCCGAAGGCCTGGCCACTCCGGTGTTGCTGTTGTACTCGCCCGATGAGGAGCAGGCTGACACGCGCGCCGCCGAGGTGGGCGCGGACGGATGCCTGGTCGGGCCGTTGAAGCGCGCCACGGTGCTGACGTGCGTGTCCTTGCTGGTGCAGCGCGAGGAGGCCCGTCGGCGGGTGGCCACGCTGAGCGGGCTGCCGCCGCCCTTGCCCGTGAGGCCGCCGCCACCGCCGCCGCTCGATGACGACGCGGATGGGCTGGCGCTGTCCGGAGACATGGGGCGGATGCCGCCCCCTCCGCCGCTCGATGATGCCGCGGGGACGCGGGATTCGGCGGAGGGTTCGACGCCGGGTGATATCGCTGGAGCGCGGGCCTCTGCTGCGTCGCCGCTCGGTGACGAGGGCACGGCGTCGGAGGGAGCGCGGGCTTCGTCCGTTCCTCCGCCGCTCCCTGGCGCGACTGTGGCATCCGAGGCGCTTGCTCCGGAGCTGGACGCGGAGCCGATTACTTCACCGTCCTCCGAGGTCGACAGCGACGCTCGGGATGCGGTCATGGTGTCTCCCCAGGCTGCGGACGCGCCGGGCGCCGCTGACGATGATGGCCTCCCGCTGCTGCACGCGGAGCCGGAGCCAGACGCGCCGTCCGTGGTCACGGGCGTCATCGTCGAAGAGGAGGCCGCCGAGCCTTCCTCGGTCGAGAATGCGGCGCCGTTGGCCGAGGCCCATGTCGCTGGCGATGCCCGATCCGCCGACGCGCCTCACGCCGCCGCCGCCAGTGCAGCCGCTTCGGACGCCACGGGTGCCAGTGCCTCCGGTCCCGAGGCGTTGCCCGCCACCGCGTCGCCCTCGGTGTTGGAGTCCCCGGGCACCAGCGGCGTCGGGCCCACGCAGCCCGCCACCGTGTCGTCCTCGGTGCTGGAGTCCCCGGGCACCAGCGGCTCCTCCGCGGCGCAATCCGCCGTGCGCGCGCCAGACGCGGGCCCGGCGGCACCGGCTCCTGTCGCGGGCTCGCGGATGTCGGGCTCCTTCCCCGCGCTGGCGTCCACGCCGGTGCCGGACGGGCGCCGCATCTCCCGCTCGGACCTGGCGTCCGTGGGCTCCCACCCGGACTTCGAGTTCCTCAAGCGCCTGATGCTGATGGAAGTGAAGCGCAGCCGCCGCTACCGCTACCCCATCGCGGTGTTGCTGGTGGACATCGACCGCTTCGCCGAGAAGGCGGCGTCCCTGGCCCCCGCGGCGCGGAAGCTCGCGCTGGCCGAGGCCATGGGCCTGCTGGTGTCCGGAGTCCGCGACATCGACGTGGCCGTGCCCTTCGCGGACAGCCGCTTCGTCGTCTTCCTCCCGCACACGCCGCGTTCCGGCGCGCTGGTGGTGGGCCAGCGGCTTCGCGAGCTCATCAAGTCCCTGCAGGCCTTCGAGGGCGCCAGCGCCTCCGTGGGCGTCGCCGTCTCCGAGCCCCCTCCGGGCCGTGGGCCCGTGGCGGGCGCCCTGGCGCAGGTCAGCTTCGGGAGTCTCTTGAAGGAGGCCGGAGAGGCCCTGCGCCGCGCGCAGGCCGCCGGTGGTGACTGGGTGGAAGCCGCGAGCGGAAGGACTCAGCCGGGGTAG
- the cyaY gene encoding iron donor protein CyaY, which translates to MMDEARYNQLTSAAFKRILAAADDLDPDTLEADSTGDMVTLTAASREKCIINTQRAVRQIWVAGRGQGIHFDYDAATGTWKDDKGRGLELMSFVAGVVRDISGVDLVYPG; encoded by the coding sequence GTGATGGACGAAGCTCGCTACAACCAGCTCACCTCCGCGGCGTTCAAGCGCATCCTCGCCGCCGCGGATGACCTCGACCCCGACACGCTCGAAGCCGACAGCACCGGCGACATGGTGACGCTCACCGCCGCTTCGCGGGAGAAGTGCATCATCAACACCCAGCGTGCCGTGCGGCAGATCTGGGTGGCGGGCCGGGGCCAGGGCATCCACTTCGACTACGATGCGGCCACCGGCACCTGGAAGGACGACAAGGGCCGGGGCCTGGAGCTGATGTCGTTCGTCGCGGGCGTGGTTCGCGACATCAGCGGTGTGGACCTCGTCTACCCCGGCTGA
- a CDS encoding SixA phosphatase family protein, translated as MRLFLVRHGDADAEIPEGLGDEARALTAKARTGTAQHFGALAARMGPVGRILTSPLVRTVQTSQLLSIAAKFEGPLKVHRCLLPDMPVGAVEPVLNEFADENLVLVGHQPSMGALAAHLLGMQSFPKPVNPGTVIGLERVEGEATPAFKFLFYAAPGQQVLEVIQ; from the coding sequence TTGAGGCTTTTCCTGGTTAGGCACGGCGATGCGGACGCGGAGATCCCAGAGGGTCTCGGTGACGAGGCACGCGCCCTCACCGCGAAGGCCCGGACTGGCACCGCGCAGCACTTCGGAGCGCTGGCCGCGCGCATGGGCCCGGTGGGGCGCATCCTGACCAGCCCGCTGGTGCGCACGGTGCAGACGTCGCAGCTTCTCTCCATCGCCGCCAAGTTCGAAGGCCCGCTCAAGGTGCACCGCTGCCTGCTGCCCGACATGCCCGTGGGCGCGGTGGAGCCGGTGCTCAACGAGTTCGCGGACGAGAACCTCGTCCTCGTGGGGCACCAGCCGTCCATGGGCGCCCTGGCGGCGCACCTGCTCGGCATGCAGTCCTTTCCCAAGCCGGTCAACCCGGGCACCGTCATCGGGCTGGAGCGCGTGGAGGGTGAAGCCACCCCGGCGTTCAAGTTCCTGTTCTACGCGGCTCCCGGCCAGCAGGTGCTCGAAGTCATCCAGTGA